The nucleotide window GCAGGATCGGATAGTGCGAGGCGACGATGTCGTCGTCGGTGCGGCTGACCAGGACCGCCCACGGATTCTCGCGGATCAGCCGGCGTACGACCTCGGGGTCCTCGCTGGCATGGTCAGGGTTGTACCGCATGGTTCCGATTCTCTGCCGCAATCACGAATGCCTGCTGCTGCTCAGCATTCGGGAGACGGCGTGGATGGCGCCTCGGGGTGCACGCTGGGCAATGCCCATCAGGATCTTGTAGCGGGTCGAGGGCATCGACAGCACCTTGCCGCGGTCGAAGTCGATCAGCGCCTGCCGGACCAGCGGCTCGGCGTCCAACCAGAGCGGATCCGGGATCTTGGAGGCGTTGATGCCGGCCCGCTGATGGAATTCGGTCCGCACCCATCCGGGCAACAGCGCGGTGACTCGTACGCCGCTGCCGTGCAGTTCGCCGGCCAGGCTTTCGGTGTACGTCGTCACCCACGCCTTGACCGCCGAGTAGAGGCCCATGGTCATGAAGCCGGCGGTGCTGGACACGTTGAGGATCCCGCCCGAACCGCGCTCCCGCATCGCCCGGCCGGCGGCGTTGGACAGCAGCAGCACCGCCCGGATCATCACGTCGACGGCGACTTCCTGCCGGCTGGTGTCCGGGTCGAGCAGCTTCGAGTGCACCCCGAAGCCGGCGTTGTTGATCAGCACGTCGATCGGCCGGTCCTGATCGGCCAGTCGAGCGGCGACCTGGAGCACCTGATGCCGGTCGGCCAGGTCCGCGGAGATCGTCTCCACCTCGACGCCGAAGCCGGTGTGCAGCTCGTCGGCGGTCTCCTTCAGCCGCGTCTCGTCCCGCGCGACCAGCACCAGGTCGTAATTCTTGGCGGCGAGTTGCTGCGCGAACGCCGCGCCGATGCCAGAGGTCCCGCCGGTGATCAGGGCTGTTGCCATGGGGCCGATCCTAGGGGCCGCTCCCACCCGGCCGGTGGGCCGGTGTGCGAGCGTCCGATCACAAGAACGCTGCTCCAGATGGCCGAATCTGCCCGATTTCGGCCGGTGCGGGCCGACTGGTGCAGGATTCTTGTCAACTCGGCCGACCGATCGGACGTGCGGACCATCGACCGTGGCACGATCAGCGTCGTGATGCTGCGCCGCCGGGTGCCGGAGACCAAGCGCACGCTGCCCGGCGTCCGCAATCCGGGCCGGGCGATCGTCGCGGGCTTCGGGCTGGTGGTGATCATCGGCACCGTGCTGCTGTCGTTGCCGATCTCGTCGGCCGGCGGTGATCCGACCCCGCTGCTGAAGTCGCTGTTCACCGCCGTCTCGGCAGTGTGTGTGACCGGTCTGGTCGTGGTCGATGTCGCAACGTACTTCTCCACCTTCGGCCAGGTGGTGCTCCTGGTGCTGATCCAGATCGGCGGCACCGGGGTGATGACGCTGGCCACCCTGATCGGCTTGATCGTGAACCATCGGATCGGGCTGCGGATGCAGGTCACCGCGCGCGCCGAGAGCAAGGCGTTCAGCGCCGGCGACGTGCCCGGAGTGATCCGCCGGGTGGCGTTGATGACCGTCACCATCGAGGCTGCGGTGGCGCTGGTGCTGGCCGTCGGGTTCGCCCGTGACCATCGCGTGCACAGCCTCGGGGAGGCGATCTACTACGGCGTCTTCCACTCGATCTCGGCCTTCAACAACGCCGGCTTCTCACTCTTCAGCGACAACTTGGTCGGCTTCGTCGGCGACCCGCTGATCTGCGTACCGATCATGCTGGCGATCATCGTCGGTGGCATCGGATTCCCGGTGCTGGCCGAGATTCAGCGGCGGACCCGCAGAACCGGACGGCCCCGCCGGCTCGGCCTGCACACCACGATCACGCTGTTCACCACCGCCGTCCTGGTGGTGGTCGGCAGCATCGCCTTCCTGGTCAGCGAATGGAGCAATCCCAAGACGCTGGCGCCGCTGCCGCTGCCGGAGCAGATCCTGGCCTCGATCTTCGGCGCGGTGGTGCCGCGGACGGCCGGGTTCAACAGCCTGGACGTGGCCGCCTTCCGCCCCGAGACCCTGCTGCTGAACGACATCCTGATGTTCATCGGCGGCGGCAGCGCGGGCACCGCGGGCGGCATCAAGGTGACCACCTTCGCGCTGCTCGCCTTCGTCGTACTGGCCGAGCTCCGCGGCGAACCGAGCGTGCATGTCCGTAACCGGCAGTTGCCCACCACGGTGATCCGTCAGGCGCTGGCCGTAGCGTTGCTCGCGCTGACCCTGGTGGTGGCGTCGACGATGGCGATCATGGCGATGACCGGCTACTCGATGGACCGGGTGCTGTTCGAGGTGGTCTCCGCCTTCGCCACCGTCGGTCTGTCCACCGGCATCACCGGCCGGCTGCCCAGCGCAGCGCAGTTGATCTTGATCGGGTTGATGTTTGTCGGCAGGCTCGGACCCATCACCTTGGGTTCGGCCCTGGCGTTGCGGGACCGACCACGGCGGTACGAGTATCCCGAGGAACGGCCGCTGGTCGGCTGAGTCTGGATCAAGGCTGGGCGAGGACAGGAGTTGGTCATGTTCGGCAGCGGTTCGAACGGGCGCAAGCAGGACCACGACGGCAGCCGTCAGGTCGCGGTGATCGGCCTGGGCCGCTTCGGCAGCTCGCTCGCGTTGGAGTTGGCGGCCAAGGGCGTCGAGGTGCTCGGCATCGATTCCGATCATCGTCTGGTGCAGCGCTACGCCGAGGAGCTGACCGAGACGGCGGTCGCCGACAGCACCGACCCCGAGGCGCTGCAGCAACTCGGCCTGCCCGACTTCGAACGGGTGGTGGTCGGCATCGGCACCCACCTGGAGGCCAGCATCCTGACCACCTCCGTGCTGGTGGACTTCCAGATCCCCTACATCTGGGCCAAGGCCGTCACCCGGCAGCACGCCCGGATCCTGGAGCGGATCGGCGCCCACCACGTCGTCTCACCCGAGTACGACATGGGTGAGCGGGTCGCCCATCTGGTGGTCGGCCGGATGCTGGACTACATCCAGCTCGACCACGACTTCGCGTTGATCAAGACCGTGGTGCCCGGTTGGCTGCAGGACCGGCCGTTCGCCGAGACCAGACCGCGCAGCCGGTACGGGGTCACCGTGGTCGGCCTCAAACGCTCCGGCGAGGACTTCAGCTACGCCACCGAGCAGACCACGCCGCGTCGTGGCGATGTGATGATCGTGTCCGGAACCGTCGATGCCGTGGAGAGATTCGCCAATGACGCTTGAGCAAGATCAACTCGACACGCAGGCCCTGCTCGACCGGTTGCGCGAGCAACATCAGGTGCCCGGCGCGGCGCTCGGCGTGCTGCAACTCGGCGAGACGGCCGACCAGGACGTGATCACCAGCCACGCCAGCGGCGTCCTCAACCTGGACACCTTGGTCGCGGTCCGACCGGATTCGATCTTCCAGATCGGCTCGATCAGCAAGACCTTCACCACCACGATGATCATGCAGCTGGCCGAGCGGCAGCAGTTGGATCTGGACCGGCCGGTGATCGAACTGCTGCCCGAGCTGCGGCTCGGCGACGAGAACGCCACCCGGACCGTCACCCTGCGACACCTGCTCAGCCACAGTTCCGGCATCGACGGCGACGTGTTCACCGACTACGGCCGCGGAGACGACGCCGTCAGCCGGTATGTCGAAGGGCTGGCGGAGGTTCCGCAGTTGTTCACGCCGGGCACGATGTTCTCCTACTGCAACGCCGGTTTCGTGCTGGCCGGGCGTCTGATCGAGGTCGTCACCGGCACCAGCTGGGATCAGGCGTTGCATGATCAACTTCTGCAACCGCTCGGTCTGCGGCAGACCGCGACGCTGCCGGAGGAGGCGATCTTCGGCACGGCCGCGGTCGGCCACGCCGGCCAGCCCGGCGAGCCGCGGACGGTGATCAAGCGCTGGCAGCTGCCGCGTTCGATCGGTCCGGCGGGCTTGATCAACTCCACCGTCGCCGACGTGCTCCAGTACGCCCGGATGCACCTGCGCGGCGGCAGCATCGGCGACACCATGATCATCAGCCCGGAATCGGCGCACCGGATGCGGACCGAGCAGATCCGGCAGCCGGTCGGCCAGCAACGCGACGGCTGGCAGGGGCTGGGCTGGATGGTCGATCACTGGGACGGTCACCAGGTCTTCGGCCACAACGGCGCCACGGTCGGCCAATACGCTTACCTGCAAGCGTTTCCGGATCAACGGGTGGCGATCTGCCTGCTCACCAACGGTCCCGGTGCGGGCATGCTCTGGGCCCGGCTCCGGCACGCGCTGCTGGCGTCGTACGGGTTGGACACGCCGATCGGCATCGACCAGCCACCGGCAGACCCCTACCGGCTCAGCGATCCGGTCGCCGCAGTCGGCCGCTACGGCCGGATCTCCGAGACGTACGAGGTCACCCGCACCGACACCGGTCTGCGGGTCGACGTCCGGCCGACGGAGGATTCGCCCGATCCCGAGGACGAGCCGGAGTCGCTGGAATTGATCCCGATCAGTCAAGATCATTTCGTTGCTCGTGCCGATCCGAGCCTGCCGTGGAGCACGTACAGCCACGGCACCTTCACCCGCGAACAGAACCCGGCCGGCGGCGACTACCTCTACACCGGCACGCGGCTCACGCCACGACTGAGCTGATCAGACCCGCTCCCGGAGCCACTCGATGTCGGCGGCCTGTCCGTCGACGCCGCCGGGAGTCTCCACCACAACGGGTGCACCGGCATCGCGGACCACTGCGGCGATCCCGTCCGGATCCGCCTCGCCATTGCCCAGGTTGGTGTGCCGGTCGGCGCCCGAACCGAAGGCGTCCCGGGAGTCGTTGGCGTGCACCAGGTCGACTCGGCCGGTGATCTTCTTGACCCGATCGACCAGGCCGATCAACTCCTCACCGCCGGCGTGGAAGTGGCAGGTGTCCAGGCAGAAGCCGACCTGATCAGCGCCGGACGCCGCACCGATCGCCTGCCACAGCTTCTCGATGCTGGACAGCTGCCGGGCCATCGCCCGGTCGCCGCCGGCAGTGTTCTCGATCAGCAACGGCAGACCGATCTCGGCCCGGTCGATGCACTTGTACCAATTCTCGAAGCCGAGCTCCGGATCGTCCTTGGCCAGCACGTGACCGCCGTGCACGATCAGCCCGGCGGCACCGATCTGGGCGGCGACGTCCAGCTGTTGCTGCAGCAGCTTGCGGCTGGGGATGCGGATCCGGTTGTTGCTCGTGGCGACGTTGAGCACGTACGGCGCATGCACGTACAGCGTGATCCCGGCCTCGCCGGCGGCGTCCTTCAACGCCTCGGCACCGCCGGGATAGGCGACCTTCGGCCCCTTCCAACCCTGCGGATCACCGAGGAAGAACTGCGACAGGCCAGCGTTGCGCGCCCTCGCCTCGGTAATCGGGTCTTCCTGGTCGACGTGTGCACCGATCAACAGCATGCCGCGACCCTAATCGACCGCTCCGACAGTGGGGGCGCGGCCGGTCCGGACGCAGTTCCCGGTGTCCCGTCATCCCGACGGGGCACCGGAAAGCCGGGGACTCAGCGCGGTGCCGAGCTCACTCAGCGCGGATCTCAGACCAACGCTGCGCACTGACCGATCGCACGGCCGCCGACGGTGTTGACCTCGCCGGGGATGAAGCCGCCGGACACTCCGGGGCGCAGGCCCACGCAGACCAGGTTGTGACGAACCGTGTTGCGGACGATGAAGACGCGCGGCACCGGATCGGGATCGGTGACCGTGATGTCGGCCAGGGTCACGTTGCCGCCGACTTGGTTGAACAGAACGCCGACCCAGATGGCCGTCTGTCCGGTGACGGTGAGGTTGCGGCCGATCGTGTTGTTCTTGATCGACCAGGGGATCTCGCCGCCGCCACCGGCCAGCGTGACGTTGCCGGTGACGCTGATCCCGTTCAGCAGCACAGTGTTCGCGCCGAACGCGGTGACGTTGCCCCGCACGGTGATGGTGGAGTGTCCGTCCGGGTCGACGGTGCACGGGTGCGCCGAGTTGCCGGTGTACGAGGGCGGCTGGCAGCCCAGACCGAGCAGCGAGCCGCGCATTGCGGTGACGTTGTGTCCGACGGTGATCGTCGCCGGCGCGCTTTGCGCGTCGAGCACCGCGTTGGCGGCCACGTACACGTTGCCGCTGACGTTGATCATCGCGCCGTCCGCTACGGCGCAGTTGCCGGTGACGATGAGGCTCGTGTAGTTGCCGGACGGAACGTCGCCGCCGGTGCAGGTGTACGCCCTTGCCGCCGTGCCTTGTGCGGAGGCGACGGCCGTACCGGCCACGATCAGGATGGCGGCCCCTACCAGGGTGCCGATGGCACGCAGAACTCTTCGCATTTTGTTGTTCCTCCCCCGAGCGAAATGCTCCCTTGGAGCGGACGCTAACGGCGGCCGGTCCGCGTCGGTAGGGTCTTTCGGCGCGGGGCCGGACAGCTCCCGGGGAGGACCGCGGATCAGGACTCGTTGGCGTCCTCGGCCGAGGGGGGCTCGTTGCGACCGGCCTGCCACCAATCTCGTACCCGATTGGCGGCCAGACCACCGACGCCGCCCATCACGCCGCCGACCTTGCCGACCACCTTGAACAGCGGATCGGAACTGGTCTTGAAGCTCTCCTGGTAGGACGCGGCGGCCGCTTTCACGTCCTCGCTGAACGGCGCATCCTTGTCGCCGGAACGGCGCGGGTAGTTGCCTGCCAGGATGTCCTGATACTCCGTCCCGGCAGCCCACTTCTGCAGTTCGGCTGCCCGTAGCGCGGCCATCGGATGGGTCTGTCCCCAGACCTGCAGCAGCTTCAGCACCGAATCGCGGACGTCTCCGCTGGACTGGTAGTCGCGAGCTTGATCAAGGAATCCGGCCACGTCCATCTCATCCGGATTCAGCGCCCCGGCCAGTGACGCGTGCACCCGCAGCGTCGCCGCAGGATCCTGTACACACAGCAATCCGGCCCGATCACAGGACAACTCGGACTTGCGATACCACTCGTTCAACGCGACGATGATCGCCCGCAGACCCCAGACGCCGATCGGCATCCACTGGATGGACTGCGCGATGCCGATCAGCTGCAACAGCATCGTCCGATAGACCGCGTGGCCACTCAGCACGTGACCCATCTCGTGCCCGATGGTGAACCGCAGCCCCTCCTCGTCGAGCAGCTGCAACATGCCGGTGCTGATCACGATGATCGGCTTGTCCAGGCCGATGGTCATCGCGTTCGGGACCGGGCTCTGCTCGATGTAGAGCTCCGGGATCGGCTGCACGTCCAGGGTGGTCGCGCATTCCTCGATCAATCGATGCAGTTCGGGATACTGCCGCGGCGAAACCCGGATCGACGTGGCCAGATAGAGCAGCCGGATGCTGCGTTCGCCGATCGCCCCGGACAGTGCTTTGAGTACGGCGTCGAATCCGGGGATCGCGCGCAGCGCCACCAAGGCACCGCGGTCGGCCGGATGTTCGTACGCCCTGGGGCTGATGTCGGGGAATCGAATCCGTCCGCGCCCGATCTGCCGCTGCTCTGCATAGCTCACCTGCGTGAGTCTAGGTTGCTCCGGGAGCGGTGAAAGGGTTCGCACAAAGGTCCGGCCCCGTACCTGGTCGGGTACGGGGCCGGCGGGGGACTTCGGCGGTGGACGAGTTCAGCGGGCCGCGGTCGCCAGGGCTGTGGGTCCAAGTCCCGGGGGCTGCGGCAAGATCAGCTGCAGGTGACGACGCCGCTGCCGACCTGGTGCACGCCCGGTCCGAGATCGGAACAGGTCTGGCCCAGATGCACTGCGGCGACGATGGCGATCACTCCGCCGATCAGACCGAGCGCGGTGGTGATGCAGCCGACGATGATGCCGGCCTTGGCCAATCCGTTCCGGAAGCCGGCGTTCTTGGACTTCCGGAACGCGACAACGCTGATGATCAAGCCGATCCAGCTGGCGACGATGGACAGCACGAGACCGACGATGCCGAGCGTGCGGCCGGGATCTTCCTGCAGCGCGACGCCACCGGCGTAGGGGGCGGCGTTGCTCATCGGGGTCTGGGCGTCACTCATGTCTAACTCCTTAACCGAACGGGTACGCGATGTGCGTACGGGGCCTGTGACGGCCCGTTTTCAAGTCCGGTTCCCACCAGATCCCACTGATTTTCGTCGGCGCGGATCCCCTGCGGGTGGACCCTGTGGATCCCTTCCACGCAAGAGCTTCCGATCCGGACGATCCCCATCCCGCACCGGCGCGATGTCCGCTGCCGACGTGGTGTTCGAGCCGTCATTTTCCGGCACGTGTGGGGTTTTGGACAGCCGGAGATCAGCCGTCCTGCCCGGCGACGAGGGACTAGCCGGAGAGTGTGGTCGGCCCGCCGGAGTGGTCGGCTACTCGCCGGTCTGCTGATCGATCAGTTCGCGGACCACATCGAGGTGGCCCAGATGCCGGGCGTACTCCTGCAACAAGTGGAAGCCGATCCAACCGAGCGTCGGTGGATCCTCACTGAATCGACCGCCGATCTCGGCCGGGGTGTCCAGCGGTGCGGACGACAGCACCCGGGTCGTCCGTACTCCCTGCTGGAGCAGGAAATTTCGAAGATCATCTACCGACTCGTCCGGGCCGACCGACCAGCGGCCGGTCTGCGGATCATTGTCACCCCAGGGATCCTCGACCGCGATGGCCTGAAACCCCCATTGGATCCAGCGACGTTCGACGTGACCGAGATGCTTGATCAACTCCAGCGGCGTCCAACCGCTCGGCAACACGGTGTGCCGAAGTTGATCATCGTCGAGGCCGTCGATCTTGCGCAGCATGGTCTGCCGATAGAGCTCGAGGTATTCGATCAGCAGCCGGCTCGGATCCGCGATCCGGCCGTCCGGTTCGTCGAAGCCTTCCATCGGCTCAGCCTAGAACGAGGAGGCTCCGACGGACGAGAGCCGAAACGACGAAAGGCAGCCGGGTAAGGAACCCGACTGCCTCACGAGGTTGCTGCTGGGGCTCAGCTGCAGGTGTAGGTGACGCCACCCTCGACATGTACGCCGGGGCCGAGATCGGCGCAGTGGCCGGCGACCTTCACTGCCACCACGATCACGATGATGGTGACGATGATCGAGATCGCGGTCAGGATGCCGCCGATGATGATGCCGGCCAGTGCCGGGGTGTTCTTGAAGCCGGCCTTCTTGGACTTGGTGAACGCGATGATGCTGATGATCAAACCGATCACGTTGGCGACGATCGACAGCACCAGGCCGACGATGCCGAGGGTGCGGCCGGGATCCTGCGCGACCGGCATGTAGCCGCCGGGCGGCGGTGCCGGCTGGAAGTTGCTCGGTGGCTGGGCGTTGCTCATGGTGGTTCTCCTTGGAAGTTCGGGCAGCGCGCCATCGGGAAACTGACGGGGCGCATCGGACCCGAGGAATTGCCGCCCCGACCCCGATCGGCTCCGCCGATCCTGGTGAAAACAACCGACGGAGGCGCGCGAAGAATATCGCGACACGGTTGACTTGTGCCAAATTCCGAGGCGGCTGTGAAATTGATGTGGATTGTCGGCGGGGCGCCTCGTACGAGTGGAAGCGACTTGAATCCATCGGGGAGGCTGTAGGCATGTCTTTGACCACCGAACGTCCGATGGCCGCGCAACAGGGCGGATATCAACAGCCGCGACCGCGGAAACTGTCGTGGAATCTCCGCAGCGCGATGCCGGTGTTCGTGGTGGCCGTGCTGGGCGTTCTGGCGACGACGTGGGTGGCGCTCTACACCACTCGCGGCCAGCTCTACGACCAGACGGCGATGCGGGTGCTGGACAGCGGCAACGGCAGTACCGCCAACGCACACCTGGTCCAACTGCTGCAGCAGGTGAGCGTCGGCGGGACCGCGATCGCGTTGGCGATCATGGCCGGGGTCGCGGTGCTGCGCGGACGTTTCCGGCTGGCGCTGGCCGCGGGTGTGCTGGTGGTCGGTGCGAACGTCACCACTCAGCTGCTGAAGCGGTACGTGCTCGAGCGGCCCGATCTCGGGCAGGGCGCGGTCAATTCTCTGCCCAGCGGGCACACCACGGTGGTCTTCTCGCTCGTCCTGGCCGCCGTCCTGGTGTCGCCGCGGGCGCTGCGCTGGCTGGTGGTGCTGATCGGTTCTGCGGTCGGCGGGCTGACCGGGCTGGCGACCGTGATCGCCGGTTGGCATCGTCCCAGTGACGTGGTCGCCGGGCTGTTGGTGACCCTGGCCTGGGCCGCTCTGGTCAGCGGATTGCTGACCGGTGGACCGCGGGACGGCCGGATCGGCCACAGCGGGATGTTCGCCGCCCTGCTCGGAGGCGCGCTGGCCGCACTCGGTGTGATCATCTACGGCTTCGGCTGGTCGGCCGCCGCCGATGCGTCGAAGGTGATCCCGTTCACCGCGGCGGTGATTGCCGGCGTGGCGGCGTTGGCCGTCGGCGGCTACGCGCAACTGGTGTCTCGTACCTCCAATTAGCTTGCTGGCGCGACGCCTCTTTGTCGCTGATCCAGGCTGACACCTCGAGCGTCCGGCAAGATGAGACGGTGAACGGCTGGAAGCGGCTACTGCGCGGCATCGTCGCCGTCGTGCTTGCTGTGGTCGTCTACTTCCTGGTTCCGTTGGGCGAGGGGCACGACAACGTGGTCGTCCGCGCCGTGCTCACTGTGACCTTTCTCTTGCTGCTGGTGGCGCTGGTGATCTGGCAGATGGGACGCCAGGTCCGCGACCCGAACAGCCGGGTTGACGGGCTCGCGCTCGCGGTGGTCGTGGCCGTGCTGGGCTTCGCGCTCGGGTTCTACCGGATGGCCCTGTCGCAGCCGGGCCAGATCATCGGCCTGCAGACCCGAGTCGATGCCCTTTACTTCACCCTGACCACGCTGCTCACCATCGGCTACGGCGACATCCATGCCGCCGGGCAGGAAGCGCGGGTGCTGGTGATCGTGCAGATGGTCTTCAACGTGGTCGTGTTGGCCACCGCGGCGTCGCTGCTGACCAGTCGGTTGCGGACTCGTGCCGAGGAGCGGCGCGAGTCCAAGCGTGGCTGAGCGTGCCGGATCCCATTTACCAGCATGCTGCTCCAGTTGCGCCGGCCTGGCCGAGATCGGGCAGCGCAGGGCCACTGGCGCAGCATTCTTATGATCCGTCGTCGTCGATTAGCTCCGCCGGTCACTGCCCGGTAGTCTTGGCGGCTGGCCCAGCGCGATCCGAACGCGCAGGGGCCGAGCAACGCCCTCCTGTCATGGGGACGTCCCATGACCGCAACAGACCAGAGGAGGAGGAGAACGCGTATGCGCAAGTACGAGGTCATGATCATCATCGACCCGGACACCGACGAGCGGCAGGTTCCTGGCACGCTCGACAACTATTTGAAGGTGATCACCGACGCCGGCGGTTCCGTCGAGAACATCGACATCTGGGGTCGTCGCCGGTTGGCGTACGAGATCCAGAAGAAGCCGGAAGGCATCTACGCGGTGGTCAACCTGACCGCCACCCCGGCCGACGTGCAGGAGCTGGATCGTCAGCTCGGCATCAACGAGTCGATCATGCGGACCAAGGTTCTTCGCACCGATCACTCCTGAGCTGGGGACAACCGGCAGCCAACTGTCGGTGGTCCGTGACACAGTGGGGATCCACCTCGTTCCAAGGGTCGATCGACGTGAACGTCCACGTGGAGATTGACACCTGGATGAGGCGACATCCACATTCGGTACGGACCGACCAAACCGCTGATCACCGGAGACTCTTATGGCAGGCGAAACCGTCATCACCCTCGTCGGCAATCTGACCGCCGACCCGGAGCTGCGCTTCACCCCGTCGGGTGCGGCCGTGGCCAACTTCACCGTCGCCTCGACGCCGCGGACGTTCGATCGTCAGACGAACGAGTGGCGCGACGGGGAGGCGATGTTCATCAACTGCGCCGTCTGGCGGCAGGCAGCTGAGAATGTTGCGGAGTCCTTGCAGAAGGGCATGCGGGTGATCGTGCAGGGTCGCCTGAAGTCGCGCAGCTACGAGACCCGCGAGGGCGAGCGGCGTACCGTCTTCGAGATCGACGTCGACGAGATCGGCCCGGCGCTGAAGTACGCGACCGCCAAGGTCACCCGTACCAGCAGCGGCGGCGGTCAAGGTCAGCGCGGCGGCGGTTACGGCGGCAACGCCGGCGGCCCGGCCAACTCGGGCGGCGGCTACGGCAACAATGCCGGCGCCCCGGCCAACACCGGCGGCGGTTCCTACGGCGGCAACAACTCCGATCCGTGGGCCACCAACAGCGGTGGGGGCAACAACGGTGGGGGCAACAACGGCGGCGGCATGGCGGGCAACGACCCGTGGGCCACCAACGCCAACGAAGAGCCCCCGTTCTGATCGCCAAGCAGTAATCGGAAGGTCCCCAGCAAGGCGGCGGGCCGTCCATCGGGAAAGATCCCTGAGCCTGTCGAAGGGCCGATCCCAACCACAGAAACCAACTGGCACATTCCGGCGACAGCCGGGCTCATAGAAGGAGAGCACCACAATGGCCAATGCACCAGCCGTACAGCGCAAGCCGAAGAAGAAGGCGAATCCGCTGCGCGCAGGCCAGCCCATCGATTACAAGGACACCGCGACCCTGCGGAAGTTCATCTCCGAGCGGGGCAAGATCCGCGCTCGCCGGGTGACCGGTCTGAGTGTCCAGGAGCAGCGCAAGGTCGCGATCGCGATCAAGAACGCCCGCGAGATGGCGTTGCTGCCGTACGCCTCGACCGCTCGCTGAGCTGAGTAGGAGAACGAATATGAAGCTCATTCTGACTGCGCCGGTGGAGAACCTCGGCGTCGCCGGCGACATCATCGAGGTCAAGGACGGCTACGGCCGCAACTACCTGGTCCCGCGCGGTTTCGCGATCAGCTGGACCAAGGGTGCCGAGAAGCAGATCGAGGGCATCAAGCGGGCGCGCGACGCGCGGGAGATCCGCGGCATCGAGCACGCCCAGCAGGTCCGCGATCAGCTCGAGCAGATCTCGGTCGAGGTCCCGGTCCGGGCCTCGGAGTCGGGCAAGCTGTTCGGCGCAGTGACCCCGTCACTGATCGTGGCCGGCATCAAGAAGTCCGGTGGTCCGGCGCTCGACAAGCGCTCGGTCCAGGTCGACAAGCCGATCCGCCAGCTCGGCTCGCACAAGGTCGGCATCAAGTTGCACGACGCAGTGACCGCCCACGTCGGCGTCACCGTGGTCGCCGACGCCTGATCGGTTCGACACCGGAACTACAGCGCAACATCAGAAGGGCGGCTCTTCGGAGCCGCCCTTCTGCATGCTGGCGATGTGACCCTGCGGCCCGCAGGGTGGTGTGTTCGTTTTCCCGCCGCAGTTGGGTTCTGGAGCGTCGGAGCGGCGTGCCGACTGTTCGTTTTCCAGCCGGTGTTGGGTTCTGGGTGCGGTTGGGGCTCGAGGTGTGTTCGTTCTCCCGCCGGAGTCGGCTTCTGTGCGCGTCGGAGGCGCGGGCGGGCTTGTTTCCAGCCGAATGTCCCGACCCCGGCCCTTCGGAGCGAGCTGCGGGTCGCGCTTCGGGCAGGTCACGCGATGCGGTGGGGTTACGGATGGGACGATCGGGCGACCAGGTCGACCGGCGCGGCGTGGACGGATCGGCTGATGCGGAACGAGGGGGACAAGGATGGGCGG belongs to Microlunatus elymi and includes:
- a CDS encoding SDR family NAD(P)-dependent oxidoreductase, giving the protein MATALITGGTSGIGAAFAQQLAAKNYDLVLVARDETRLKETADELHTGFGVEVETISADLADRHQVLQVAARLADQDRPIDVLINNAGFGVHSKLLDPDTSRQEVAVDVMIRAVLLLSNAAGRAMRERGSGGILNVSSTAGFMTMGLYSAVKAWVTTYTESLAGELHGSGVRVTALLPGWVRTEFHQRAGINASKIPDPLWLDAEPLVRQALIDFDRGKVLSMPSTRYKILMGIAQRAPRGAIHAVSRMLSSSRHS
- a CDS encoding TrkH family potassium uptake protein; this encodes MAESARFRPVRADWCRILVNSADRSDVRTIDRGTISVVMLRRRVPETKRTLPGVRNPGRAIVAGFGLVVIIGTVLLSLPISSAGGDPTPLLKSLFTAVSAVCVTGLVVVDVATYFSTFGQVVLLVLIQIGGTGVMTLATLIGLIVNHRIGLRMQVTARAESKAFSAGDVPGVIRRVALMTVTIEAAVALVLAVGFARDHRVHSLGEAIYYGVFHSISAFNNAGFSLFSDNLVGFVGDPLICVPIMLAIIVGGIGFPVLAEIQRRTRRTGRPRRLGLHTTITLFTTAVLVVVGSIAFLVSEWSNPKTLAPLPLPEQILASIFGAVVPRTAGFNSLDVAAFRPETLLLNDILMFIGGGSAGTAGGIKVTTFALLAFVVLAELRGEPSVHVRNRQLPTTVIRQALAVALLALTLVVASTMAIMAMTGYSMDRVLFEVVSAFATVGLSTGITGRLPSAAQLILIGLMFVGRLGPITLGSALALRDRPRRYEYPEERPLVG
- a CDS encoding potassium channel family protein — translated: MFGSGSNGRKQDHDGSRQVAVIGLGRFGSSLALELAAKGVEVLGIDSDHRLVQRYAEELTETAVADSTDPEALQQLGLPDFERVVVGIGTHLEASILTTSVLVDFQIPYIWAKAVTRQHARILERIGAHHVVSPEYDMGERVAHLVVGRMLDYIQLDHDFALIKTVVPGWLQDRPFAETRPRSRYGVTVVGLKRSGEDFSYATEQTTPRRGDVMIVSGTVDAVERFANDA
- a CDS encoding serine hydrolase domain-containing protein, translated to MTLEQDQLDTQALLDRLREQHQVPGAALGVLQLGETADQDVITSHASGVLNLDTLVAVRPDSIFQIGSISKTFTTTMIMQLAERQQLDLDRPVIELLPELRLGDENATRTVTLRHLLSHSSGIDGDVFTDYGRGDDAVSRYVEGLAEVPQLFTPGTMFSYCNAGFVLAGRLIEVVTGTSWDQALHDQLLQPLGLRQTATLPEEAIFGTAAVGHAGQPGEPRTVIKRWQLPRSIGPAGLINSTVADVLQYARMHLRGGSIGDTMIISPESAHRMRTEQIRQPVGQQRDGWQGLGWMVDHWDGHQVFGHNGATVGQYAYLQAFPDQRVAICLLTNGPGAGMLWARLRHALLASYGLDTPIGIDQPPADPYRLSDPVAAVGRYGRISETYEVTRTDTGLRVDVRPTEDSPDPEDEPESLELIPISQDHFVARADPSLPWSTYSHGTFTREQNPAGGDYLYTGTRLTPRLS
- a CDS encoding deoxyribonuclease IV, whose protein sequence is MLLIGAHVDQEDPITEARARNAGLSQFFLGDPQGWKGPKVAYPGGAEALKDAAGEAGITLYVHAPYVLNVATSNNRIRIPSRKLLQQQLDVAAQIGAAGLIVHGGHVLAKDDPELGFENWYKCIDRAEIGLPLLIENTAGGDRAMARQLSSIEKLWQAIGAASGADQVGFCLDTCHFHAGGEELIGLVDRVKKITGRVDLVHANDSRDAFGSGADRHTNLGNGEADPDGIAAVVRDAGAPVVVETPGGVDGQAADIEWLRERV
- a CDS encoding DUF342 domain-containing protein — protein: MRRVLRAIGTLVGAAILIVAGTAVASAQGTAARAYTCTGGDVPSGNYTSLIVTGNCAVADGAMINVSGNVYVAANAVLDAQSAPATITVGHNVTAMRGSLLGLGCQPPSYTGNSAHPCTVDPDGHSTITVRGNVTAFGANTVLLNGISVTGNVTLAGGGGEIPWSIKNNTIGRNLTVTGQTAIWVGVLFNQVGGNVTLADITVTDPDPVPRVFIVRNTVRHNLVCVGLRPGVSGGFIPGEVNTVGGRAIGQCAALV